One genomic region from Microcystis panniformis FACHB-1757 encodes:
- a CDS encoding ABC transporter ATP-binding protein/permease, with the protein MSAKVPQDRSTTNIISDVSKFWHSVKLIAAPYWYPTESGGRTFADVIQAWAMLILLIGVILGVVGLNAFNSFVSNYLVDVILEKSDFDKFVKTLVVFAVGLLFVTLLVGLLKFLRKRIALDWYAWLNDWILNKYLHNRAYYRINFKSDIDNPDQRLSQEIEPITSKALSFFAVALENVLDMITFLVILWSISSSVAIILVVWTILGNVIAIYFNQALNKITQEELELKANYNYALTHIRNHAESIAFFEGENQELNIIQRRFNKLLDSAKRKIDWERGTEIFSRGYQAAIQVFTFVILGPLYINSEGISFGQVGQACLAANLFATALAELISEFGTSAQFSSYVERLSQFSQALEEVIKQPENLSTITTIEETQFSFEDVTLQTPDYEQVIVENLSLSVQPGQGLLIVGPSGRGKSSLLRAIAGLWNAGTGRLVRPPLEEVLFLPQRPYIILGTLREQLLYPNRNQETNEIKLREVLQEVNLQNLLNRVNSFDTEEPWENILSLGEQQRLAFARVLITRPSFTILDEATSALDLNNEENLYRQLQKTHTTFISVGHRESLFNYHQWVLELSSNSHWQLLTVEEYRRQKVKEIINISVDNSQDRLEDLANQETEVNPKINSAKEPPPESPTTTILTEVEEGLSHAQMKELSDYSLSSIRSKASQGKSITGKDGLTYRYDKDPKILKWLRV; encoded by the coding sequence ATGTCCGCCAAAGTCCCTCAAGATCGATCGACGACTAATATTATCTCCGATGTCAGCAAATTTTGGCACAGTGTCAAGCTGATCGCTGCTCCCTATTGGTATCCTACCGAGTCGGGGGGAAGGACTTTTGCCGATGTGATTCAAGCTTGGGCAATGCTCATCCTACTAATCGGGGTAATACTAGGAGTTGTAGGCTTAAATGCCTTCAATAGCTTTGTTAGTAATTACTTAGTTGATGTCATCCTTGAAAAAAGTGATTTTGATAAATTTGTCAAAACTTTGGTAGTTTTTGCGGTTGGACTGCTCTTTGTCACCCTTTTGGTTGGCTTGCTTAAATTTCTCAGAAAAAGAATCGCCCTGGATTGGTATGCTTGGCTCAATGACTGGATTCTCAACAAATATTTGCATAATCGCGCCTATTACAGAATTAATTTTAAATCCGATATCGACAACCCAGATCAGCGTTTATCCCAGGAAATTGAGCCGATTACCAGTAAAGCTCTCTCCTTTTTTGCCGTTGCCCTAGAAAATGTCCTAGATATGATCACTTTTTTAGTGATTCTCTGGTCAATTTCTTCCTCTGTCGCCATTATTTTAGTCGTTTGGACAATTCTCGGTAACGTCATTGCTATCTATTTTAACCAAGCTTTAAATAAAATTACTCAAGAAGAATTAGAACTTAAGGCTAACTACAATTATGCTCTAACTCATATTCGTAATCATGCGGAGTCGATCGCTTTCTTTGAGGGAGAAAATCAGGAATTAAATATTATTCAGCGGAGATTTAATAAACTCTTAGACAGTGCTAAACGTAAAATTGATTGGGAGAGAGGTACAGAAATTTTTAGTCGGGGCTATCAGGCGGCAATTCAAGTATTTACTTTTGTCATTTTGGGTCCTTTGTATATCAATAGTGAGGGCATTAGTTTCGGACAGGTCGGGCAAGCCTGTTTAGCGGCTAATTTGTTTGCTACGGCGCTGGCGGAATTAATTAGTGAATTTGGCACTTCGGCACAATTTAGCAGTTATGTTGAACGTCTATCGCAATTTTCCCAAGCCTTAGAAGAAGTCATTAAACAACCGGAAAATTTAAGCACGATTACAACTATCGAAGAAACCCAATTTTCCTTTGAAGATGTCACCTTGCAAACTCCCGATTATGAACAGGTAATTGTCGAAAACCTCTCCCTTTCTGTTCAGCCTGGACAAGGTTTATTAATTGTCGGTCCGAGTGGTCGGGGTAAAAGTTCTTTGCTACGCGCTATCGCTGGTTTATGGAATGCAGGAACCGGCCGATTAGTGCGACCTCCCCTAGAAGAAGTATTGTTTCTGCCTCAACGTCCCTATATAATATTAGGAACCTTGCGAGAACAGTTACTTTATCCCAATCGCAATCAAGAAACCAATGAGATAAAATTAAGGGAAGTTTTGCAAGAAGTCAATCTCCAAAATTTACTAAATCGAGTCAATAGCTTTGATACAGAAGAGCCTTGGGAAAACATTTTGTCCCTGGGAGAACAACAACGTTTGGCTTTTGCCAGGGTATTGATTACCCGTCCCAGTTTTACTATCCTCGATGAAGCCACAAGTGCTTTGGACTTAAACAATGAGGAAAATTTATATCGGCAATTGCAGAAAACTCACACAACTTTTATTAGTGTCGGACATCGGGAAAGTCTCTTTAACTATCATCAATGGGTTTTAGAACTCTCTAGTAATTCCCATTGGCAACTGCTTACAGTAGAGGAATATCGCCGACAAAAAGTGAAAGAAATTATTAATATTTCTGTCGATAATTCTCAAGATAGGCTCGAAGATTTAGCGAATCAGGAAACCGAGGTCAATCCTAAAATCAATTCTGCCAAGGAACCACCCCCCGAATCGCCAACGACAACAATCTTAACAGAAGTCGAAGAAGGACTTTCCCATGCACAAATGAAGGAATTAAGCGACTATTCCCTTAGTAGCATTAGAAGCAAAGCCAGTCAGGGAAAATCAATTACGGGGAAAGATGGACTGACCTATCGCTATGACAAAGACCCTAAAATCTTAAAATGGCTAAGAGTTTAG
- a CDS encoding sulfotransferase family 2 domain-containing protein encodes MPVIPAFANQKIEFTDILYIPYYVGEQVKLLRQRYFGNVVFIHINKTGGRSIEKSLNLPFEHKTALEKIDEMGKQRWERVYKFTSVRNPWDKVISHFHYRVETNQTNLRTKPIKFKEWVKLTYGNKDPFYYDIPKMFMPQLDWITDHEGKILVDFICRFENLNNDFSVLCEKLGRNATLPHINSSKHGNYREYYDDDTIEIIAKSFSRDIEKFGYKF; translated from the coding sequence ATGCCAGTAATACCAGCCTTTGCTAATCAGAAAATAGAGTTTACAGATATACTATATATTCCCTATTATGTCGGTGAACAAGTTAAACTTTTGCGCCAACGCTATTTTGGCAACGTTGTCTTTATTCATATTAATAAGACAGGTGGCAGAAGTATTGAGAAATCTCTAAATTTACCTTTTGAGCATAAAACTGCTTTAGAAAAAATTGACGAAATGGGCAAACAAAGGTGGGAGCGAGTATATAAATTTACAAGTGTTAGAAATCCTTGGGACAAAGTTATTTCTCACTTTCATTATCGTGTTGAAACCAATCAGACAAATTTAAGGACAAAACCAATAAAATTTAAAGAGTGGGTTAAGTTGACCTACGGGAATAAAGATCCTTTCTATTATGACATCCCTAAAATGTTTATGCCTCAGTTGGATTGGATTACAGATCATGAAGGGAAAATTTTAGTAGATTTTATCTGCCGTTTTGAAAATCTTAATAACGACTTCAGTGTCCTATGTGAAAAACTTGGTAGAAATGCGACTTTACCTCATATTAATTCCTCAAAACATGGCAACTACCGTGAATATTACGATGATGATACTATTGAGATTATCGCAAAATCCTTTAGCAGAGATATAGAGAAATTTGGCTATAAATTTTGA